A DNA window from Bacteroides cellulosilyticus contains the following coding sequences:
- a CDS encoding endo-1,4-beta-xylanase has translation MKYFNHKIIGIAMMCVTVMACTDKYDCNLQVEKPEEVANSKYLASFDLLKSYITRDAGSPFKFTANLSATDFFKKDIAYSTILSNFDGIDIGGSFTPVNSLKEDGSFDFGGMQLVSDAVKGTDITLYGGTLCSNQGQRTAYYNELIQPIIIPFVPEKGKTVICDFENDELGTAYGMTGGSLAVVENDPDGKSGKALHVGTDDNKAAYSHPKFNVKLPEGRKLGDYINLTIDMRIVNEDGIYGAGMRVFINGKEFNVGMNAKTFGCNPNTWNRGAVISLNSATAPGFILPDEMKGLTEFELAVGSASGGAQYFLDNIVMNYELPGTGVTKIDFEKDELGTSYPMTNGNSSVVENDPEGSGKVLHVGTAATPCNRSYPKFTVKLQNGRTLGDYIGLSLDMYLIDGKGGWGDGMRVVINGQEFNCGQGPFNFGCEANKWGRDKIYITFLKEGETAGSGKIAIPNSMKDLTEIELAVGSGSGEWHAYIDNINLHWKADDTIIEKTPEEKKNIFTEEMNKWIGGIVNAGGESVKVWNIVGEPLDKTMDANTFNWGEYLGEVEYARTAVKQARDTAKIDLNLFVSNTFNQSDEMGQKADELIALVKSWEADDVTRIDGYNILLHAVYSKDATSQKANEEMISELFDKLAQTGKLIRVSDLSMMVEDTEGKFIQTSKLTADERSAAANYIAFIMKEYRKTIASDKQYGISISSMTETSTGNKICPWNSGYNRNGMYEGIVEGLK, from the coding sequence ATGAAATACTTTAATCATAAGATAATCGGTATTGCCATGATGTGTGTAACGGTTATGGCATGCACCGATAAGTACGATTGCAACCTTCAGGTAGAAAAGCCTGAAGAAGTGGCCAACAGCAAATACCTGGCCAGCTTTGATTTGCTGAAATCGTACATTACCCGCGATGCCGGTTCACCATTCAAGTTTACGGCAAACTTGTCTGCAACAGACTTTTTTAAAAAAGACATTGCTTACAGCACCATACTTAGTAATTTTGATGGTATAGATATTGGCGGTTCCTTCACACCTGTCAATTCATTGAAAGAGGATGGTTCCTTCGATTTTGGCGGAATGCAATTAGTATCTGATGCTGTCAAAGGAACGGACATAACGCTTTATGGTGGTACGCTCTGTTCCAACCAAGGACAACGCACCGCTTACTATAATGAACTGATACAGCCCATTATTATCCCCTTCGTACCCGAGAAAGGCAAAACTGTGATTTGTGACTTCGAGAATGATGAACTCGGCACAGCTTATGGTATGACCGGGGGAAGTCTGGCTGTGGTGGAAAACGATCCGGATGGGAAGAGTGGCAAAGCACTGCATGTAGGTACCGATGACAACAAAGCTGCCTATTCACATCCTAAGTTCAACGTCAAGTTACCGGAAGGCCGAAAACTGGGCGATTACATCAATCTGACCATTGATATGCGTATTGTAAACGAAGACGGTATATATGGAGCAGGTATGAGGGTCTTTATTAATGGAAAAGAGTTCAACGTTGGCATGAATGCTAAAACTTTCGGTTGTAATCCCAACACTTGGAATCGCGGAGCGGTCATCAGCTTAAATAGCGCCACAGCTCCAGGTTTCATATTGCCGGATGAAATGAAAGGACTTACTGAATTTGAGCTTGCCGTCGGATCCGCCTCTGGAGGAGCACAATACTTTCTCGATAACATCGTGATGAATTATGAGCTTCCCGGAACAGGTGTCACTAAAATTGACTTTGAAAAAGATGAACTTGGTACATCTTATCCGATGACAAACGGAAACTCTTCCGTTGTAGAGAATGATCCTGAAGGCAGTGGTAAAGTATTACACGTAGGTACGGCTGCCACCCCTTGCAATAGATCTTATCCTAAATTCACTGTAAAATTGCAAAACGGAAGAACGTTAGGTGACTACATAGGTCTTTCTCTCGACATGTACCTGATAGATGGCAAAGGTGGCTGGGGTGACGGCATGCGGGTAGTGATTAATGGACAAGAGTTCAACTGTGGCCAAGGACCGTTCAACTTCGGTTGTGAAGCTAACAAATGGGGACGAGACAAGATTTATATCACATTCCTGAAAGAAGGTGAAACTGCGGGAAGTGGAAAGATCGCTATTCCCAATTCCATGAAGGATCTGACCGAGATAGAACTGGCCGTAGGTTCAGGCTCGGGCGAGTGGCATGCTTACATCGATAATATCAACCTCCACTGGAAAGCCGACGATACCATCATCGAAAAAACTCCCGAAGAGAAAAAGAACATCTTCACGGAAGAGATGAATAAATGGATCGGTGGTATAGTAAATGCCGGTGGTGAATCTGTAAAAGTATGGAATATTGTAGGCGAACCACTTGACAAAACCATGGATGCCAACACCTTCAACTGGGGTGAATACTTGGGCGAAGTAGAATATGCACGTACAGCCGTGAAACAGGCCCGTGACACAGCGAAAATTGATCTCAACCTCTTCGTCAGCAATACATTCAATCAATCTGATGAGATGGGACAGAAAGCCGATGAATTGATTGCATTGGTAAAATCCTGGGAAGCAGATGATGTAACCCGTATTGACGGATACAACATCCTTCTCCATGCGGTTTATTCCAAAGATGCCACTTCCCAGAAAGCCAATGAAGAGATGATTTCCGAATTGTTCGACAAGCTGGCACAGACCGGTAAACTGATACGTGTATCCGACCTCAGTATGATGGTGGAAGATACAGAGGGTAAGTTCATCCAGACCAGTAAACTGACTGCCGATGAACGGAGTGCCGCCGCCAACTATATAGCTTTCATCATGAAAGAATACCGGAAAACTATCGCATCAGACAAGCAATATGGCATATCCATTTCAAGTATGACCGAAACCAGTACCGGTAACAAGATTTGCCCCTGGAATTCGGGATACAATCGAAATGGAATGTATGAAGGAATAGTTGAAGGATTGAAATAA
- a CDS encoding glycosyl hydrolase has product MKQLIRNLCIFLMGMSCWACSDNNNAETDDNGKGAYALFLKKSITVSAGENQTEVVIEWAKTSWEITFEQGDIVKSITPMSGGSSDGEKQYTKIQVVCNANASMKQRTQTIHITDKTNKQTTDLLIEQEPAFKSVTLNIDPTVKYQPIAGFGGMYNPKIWCGGNLISARQLDQMYGEGGLGYSILRLMVYPNESDWNADVEAAKAAQANGAIVFACPWDCTDALSEQIKVNGKEVKHLKKENYGAYADHLIRYINFMKQNGVDLYAISVQNEPDMDFTYWTPQEVVDFVKQYGAKIRETGVRLMSPEACGTPPEYTDPIINDAGAFAQTDIIAGHLYQGFTDLDNGYVKNRHDYICGLYPRIQGKTWWMTEHLFNDGEKSDDPSAWEFQKWQYCLNHLGKEIHMCMEGYCSAYVYWYLKRFYGLMGDNDKRSPVGEGEIAKNGYIMAHYAQYATGTTRIKAVSNNTGVCATAYINEAGNEVTVVLLNFTGATQCIEIPLAGMKRASAVETNENKNMEVISTEMLESGEGVYVLLSGNSIVSVRLTL; this is encoded by the coding sequence ATGAAACAACTTATTAGAAATCTATGCATTTTTCTGATGGGAATGTCATGTTGGGCATGCTCTGATAATAATAATGCGGAGACTGATGATAACGGGAAGGGCGCATATGCGCTCTTCCTTAAAAAGTCAATTACAGTGAGTGCCGGTGAAAATCAGACGGAGGTTGTTATAGAGTGGGCAAAAACCTCCTGGGAGATAACCTTCGAACAGGGAGATATTGTAAAAAGTATAACTCCGATGTCAGGTGGAAGCAGTGATGGAGAAAAGCAGTACACAAAGATTCAAGTGGTTTGCAATGCTAACGCTTCAATGAAACAACGTACACAGACTATTCACATTACTGACAAAACCAACAAACAGACTACTGATTTATTGATAGAACAGGAACCGGCGTTCAAGTCTGTTACACTTAATATTGACCCTACGGTGAAATATCAGCCGATAGCAGGATTCGGTGGAATGTACAATCCTAAAATTTGGTGTGGCGGAAACCTCATTTCTGCCCGGCAATTAGACCAAATGTATGGTGAAGGCGGATTGGGCTACTCCATCCTTCGCCTGATGGTTTATCCCAACGAATCTGATTGGAATGCTGATGTAGAAGCGGCTAAAGCGGCACAGGCCAATGGAGCAATAGTTTTTGCATGTCCGTGGGACTGTACAGATGCTCTCTCCGAGCAAATCAAGGTGAACGGCAAAGAAGTAAAACATCTCAAAAAAGAAAACTATGGAGCATACGCCGATCATCTTATCCGTTATATCAATTTCATGAAACAGAATGGAGTAGATCTTTATGCCATATCTGTTCAGAACGAACCGGATATGGACTTTACTTACTGGACTCCTCAGGAAGTGGTAGATTTTGTGAAGCAATACGGTGCCAAAATCCGTGAAACCGGAGTCAGACTGATGTCTCCCGAAGCATGCGGTACGCCGCCCGAATACACGGATCCGATAATCAACGATGCCGGAGCATTTGCACAGACCGATATTATTGCCGGACACCTTTATCAAGGTTTTACAGACCTGGATAATGGATACGTCAAAAATCGTCACGATTATATCTGTGGTCTCTATCCTCGCATCCAAGGGAAGACCTGGTGGATGACGGAACATCTCTTTAATGACGGGGAAAAATCAGATGATCCGTCAGCATGGGAATTCCAAAAGTGGCAATACTGCCTCAACCATCTTGGCAAAGAAATCCACATGTGTATGGAGGGCTATTGCAGTGCATACGTATACTGGTATTTAAAGCGCTTCTATGGATTGATGGGCGATAATGACAAGCGCAGCCCGGTGGGTGAAGGTGAAATTGCTAAGAATGGTTACATCATGGCCCATTACGCGCAGTACGCCACAGGTACTACCCGCATTAAAGCTGTCTCGAATAATACAGGGGTATGTGCCACAGCCTACATCAATGAGGCAGGAAATGAAGTAACAGTTGTATTGCTGAATTTCACTGGAGCCACCCAGTGTATAGAAATACCGTTGGCAGGAATGAAGCGTGCAAGTGCCGTTGAAACCAATGAAAATAAAAATATGGAAGTTATCAGTACTGAGATGCTGGAATCCGGTGAGGGTGTATATGTACTGTTGTCCGGTAACAGCATAGTCTCTGTCCGGTTGACCTTATAA
- a CDS encoding RNA polymerase sigma factor: MELKQFKISVLPLRNKLLNYARKLTESPDDAEDAVQEVLLKLWNKRLELEQYRNIEAFAMTMTHNLCMDMWRTRHTASVPLEYVQDATPGGTPERLLEIKDEIRLMHEIINSLPTLQRTIMRMKDIEEYETEEIADITGCNPEAIRSNLSRARKKVREIYLQTVQEKIRRKQA; the protein is encoded by the coding sequence ATGGAACTCAAACAATTTAAAATATCCGTTCTACCCCTCCGCAATAAGCTATTGAATTATGCGCGGAAGTTGACCGAAAGTCCGGACGATGCAGAAGATGCCGTACAGGAAGTCCTGCTCAAGCTATGGAACAAAAGGCTTGAACTGGAACAGTACCGCAACATTGAAGCATTCGCCATGACCATGACACATAATCTCTGCATGGATATGTGGCGCACCAGACATACCGCCAGCGTACCGTTAGAGTATGTACAGGATGCCACTCCCGGTGGAACACCGGAACGGTTGCTTGAGATAAAAGACGAAATCCGTCTGATGCATGAAATTATTAATTCATTGCCTACCTTGCAGCGCACCATCATGCGGATGAAAGACATCGAGGAGTACGAAACGGAAGAGATTGCCGACATCACAGGCTGTAATCCGGAAGCTATCCGAAGTAACCTGTCGAGAGCGCGAAAGAAAGTGAGAGAAATTTACCTGCAAACCGTACAAGAAAAAATAAGGAGGAAACAAGCATGA
- a CDS encoding DUF6108 family protein: protein MKKFTHTLLCCLLLLFSTGMYAQKGLQIASVFQKYGNEKGATYVELSKMLSKNWDITHYQSLKLTKAEKALPDIYRCLESDREHARKIKEVVTDGRIQSGYYQLPPVKDKINRFILFRLGKKGEATLIYIEGEIDSDDLVTLIFSKD, encoded by the coding sequence ATGAAAAAGTTCACTCATACCCTGCTATGCTGCCTGCTGCTCTTGTTCAGTACCGGCATGTATGCCCAGAAAGGACTGCAAATAGCATCCGTATTTCAGAAATACGGCAATGAGAAAGGAGCCACTTACGTGGAACTGTCCAAGATGTTATCCAAGAATTGGGACATCACCCATTACCAAAGCCTGAAACTGACAAAGGCAGAAAAAGCATTACCGGATATCTACCGGTGTCTGGAATCCGACCGGGAACATGCCAGAAAAATAAAAGAAGTGGTGACAGACGGACGTATTCAATCGGGATACTACCAGTTGCCTCCGGTAAAAGATAAAATAAACCGCTTCATACTATTCCGGCTCGGCAAGAAAGGAGAAGCCACACTTATCTATATCGAAGGCGAAATAGACAGTGACGACCTTGTCACACTGATATTCAGCAAAGACTAA
- a CDS encoding outer membrane beta-barrel protein, with the protein MKRIFFLFLIMTSMTVVAQESIPQDTTLYLNGRKIIIKEHDGKIKVKMYEAKADNDTIENTQVFEGVYLDGRSIERTTTVSVPFVKKKKGYYRFDPHYPAIYFGFNKLASNTFQYSAKVPQLGSKSWEWGINLFNTGVAITRNNHWGLTTTLGLARIVYKLDDNYGFEKVDGITVCRQAEDVDYQKSWLRYWAFRLPVSLEWQTKFGSRRAFIAAGPEVEWRVGVKSRAKYDDKKHTLSSKLNTHPLGMNLLLQAGYGCLGFNARFALTSLFEKNKGPELYPASIGIGWYW; encoded by the coding sequence ATGAAACGAATTTTCTTTTTATTCCTTATCATGACTTCCATGACAGTCGTGGCACAAGAAAGCATCCCGCAAGATACAACTCTCTATCTCAACGGACGGAAGATCATCATTAAAGAACATGATGGCAAAATCAAAGTGAAAATGTATGAGGCGAAAGCCGACAATGACACCATCGAAAACACCCAGGTATTTGAAGGTGTGTATCTGGACGGCCGCAGCATTGAACGAACCACAACGGTTTCCGTGCCTTTCGTGAAGAAGAAAAAAGGCTATTACCGCTTTGATCCTCACTACCCCGCCATCTATTTCGGCTTTAACAAACTGGCAAGCAATACATTTCAGTACTCTGCCAAAGTACCTCAACTTGGCTCGAAATCCTGGGAATGGGGTATCAATCTGTTTAATACCGGAGTTGCCATAACCCGTAACAATCATTGGGGATTAACCACCACTCTCGGTTTAGCACGTATCGTCTATAAACTGGATGACAATTACGGCTTTGAGAAAGTAGACGGCATCACCGTTTGCCGGCAAGCCGAAGATGTGGATTATCAAAAGAGTTGGCTACGCTATTGGGCTTTCCGTCTGCCTGTCAGTCTGGAATGGCAAACCAAATTCGGCAGTCGCCGTGCTTTCATTGCCGCTGGTCCGGAAGTGGAATGGCGTGTAGGGGTTAAATCCAGAGCCAAATATGATGATAAGAAACATACTTTGAGTAGCAAGCTGAATACCCATCCGCTTGGCATGAATCTGCTGCTACAGGCTGGTTACGGTTGCTTGGGGTTCAATGCCCGTTTCGCTCTCACTTCTTTGTTTGAAAAGAATAAAGGACCCGAGCTCTATCCGGCTTCTATAGGCATAGGTTGGTATTGGTAA
- a CDS encoding nucleoside deaminase: MTKEELMRKAIELSTENVANGGGPFGAVIAKDGEIIATGTNRVTSSCDPTAHAEVSAIRAAATKLGTFNLSGCEIYTSCEPCPMCLGAIYWARLDKMYYGNNKTDAKNIGFDDSFIYDEIALKPADRKLPSEVLLHNEAIKAFEAWAEKEDKIEY; the protein is encoded by the coding sequence ATGACCAAAGAAGAATTAATGAGAAAAGCGATTGAGCTCTCCACGGAGAATGTCGCTAACGGTGGCGGCCCATTTGGTGCCGTCATTGCCAAAGATGGAGAAATCATAGCTACCGGTACGAATCGTGTGACATCCTCATGTGACCCGACAGCACATGCCGAAGTCAGTGCCATTCGTGCAGCAGCCACCAAATTAGGAACTTTCAACCTCAGTGGTTGCGAAATCTATACCTCTTGTGAACCCTGCCCCATGTGCCTCGGTGCTATCTATTGGGCCCGACTGGACAAAATGTATTATGGAAACAACAAGACTGACGCCAAAAATATAGGTTTCGACGACTCTTTCATATATGATGAAATCGCTTTAAAACCTGCCGATCGCAAACTACCTTCAGAAGTATTGCTACACAACGAAGCCATCAAAGCTTTCGAAGCATGGGCTGAGAAAGAAGATAAAATAGAGTATTAA
- a CDS encoding OmpP1/FadL family transporter — protein sequence MRKIMILTALAMFVSVGAGAQTVYDATNIASKDLSGTARFVGMGGAMGALGGDISTIGTNPAGIGIYRSNDIVASFGYSMTDVESKYGGQTFNMGKNRWNFDNAGVVFSTKVGNVTSLRYVNFAFNYQRVKSFNRNMTMAGDLNGYSQTYQMAAMSDRITPEIWKSSNPFNANDIGWLSALGWEGHLINPSITTDKTPYPMKDADGHPVVDENGKPLYEDYNFYTSILGDGDYPYLREFRSRESGGVNQFDFNVSFNFNDRFYLGLTIGAYDVDYNKYTLYDEDFRTGNGEPTGSGYILESFNKVSGAGFDFKLGAILRPFEDSPLRLGFAIHTPTFYNLTWSTSARLVSDLYQGDKVVSTTVDSFDYLNNGDLKQEYQMNTPWTYNLSLGYTVGTQLALGAEYEYKDYSTTKFYYSDGDKMEWQSNESKLCLKGVNTFRIGAEYKVIPQFALRAGYNYSSSAFKKDAIKALPIESINTDTDYANLKSLSNYTLGIGYRGSAFYADLAYKYSVQKGDFYPFDSSQDGEVGLTAAKLTNTRSQVILSLGMRF from the coding sequence ATGAGAAAGATAATGATTCTAACAGCCCTTGCTATGTTCGTTTCAGTAGGTGCAGGGGCACAGACGGTATACGATGCTACGAATATAGCCAGTAAAGATCTAAGTGGTACTGCTCGTTTCGTAGGTATGGGAGGCGCAATGGGAGCGTTAGGGGGTGATATTTCTACTATCGGTACGAACCCTGCGGGTATTGGTATCTATCGTAGTAACGATATAGTAGCATCTTTCGGTTATTCGATGACAGATGTCGAAAGCAAATATGGCGGACAGACATTTAATATGGGAAAAAACCGTTGGAATTTTGATAATGCAGGTGTTGTGTTCTCTACCAAGGTTGGTAATGTTACGTCGTTACGCTATGTCAACTTTGCCTTTAATTATCAGAGAGTAAAATCTTTCAACCGGAACATGACTATGGCAGGAGACTTGAATGGTTATTCGCAGACCTATCAGATGGCAGCTATGTCCGATAGGATTACACCGGAAATATGGAAGAGTAGCAATCCTTTTAATGCAAATGATATCGGATGGCTTTCTGCATTGGGATGGGAGGGACACCTGATAAATCCTTCAATAACTACTGATAAGACACCTTATCCTATGAAGGATGCGGATGGTCACCCAGTTGTTGATGAAAATGGTAAACCATTATATGAGGATTATAATTTCTATACAAGCATTTTAGGAGACGGTGACTATCCTTATTTACGTGAATTCCGTTCTCGGGAAAGTGGAGGAGTAAATCAGTTTGATTTTAATGTTTCTTTCAACTTTAATGATCGTTTCTATCTTGGCTTAACGATAGGAGCTTATGATGTAGACTATAATAAATATACATTGTATGATGAAGATTTCCGTACAGGAAATGGAGAACCGACAGGTTCCGGATACATCTTGGAAAGTTTCAATAAAGTAAGTGGTGCCGGCTTTGACTTTAAACTTGGTGCTATTCTTCGTCCGTTTGAAGATTCACCTTTACGTCTCGGATTTGCCATACATACTCCGACTTTCTATAATTTGACATGGTCTACTTCAGCTCGTCTTGTTTCCGATCTCTATCAGGGAGATAAGGTTGTATCTACAACGGTGGATAGTTTTGATTATTTGAATAATGGAGATTTGAAACAAGAATATCAGATGAACACTCCATGGACTTATAATCTGAGCTTGGGATATACAGTAGGAACTCAATTGGCTTTAGGTGCTGAATATGAGTATAAAGACTACTCGACAACTAAGTTCTATTATTCTGATGGCGATAAGATGGAATGGCAAAGTAATGAGTCTAAACTCTGTTTGAAGGGCGTCAATACTTTCCGTATTGGTGCTGAATATAAAGTAATTCCACAGTTTGCTTTGCGTGCCGGATATAATTATAGTAGCTCTGCTTTCAAGAAGGATGCCATTAAGGCATTGCCTATAGAGTCCATTAACACTGATACGGATTATGCTAATCTTAAATCATTGAGTAATTACACACTGGGTATCGGTTACAGAGGCTCTGCATTTTATGCCGATTTAGCTTACAAATATTCAGTACAGAAAGGTGATTTTTATCCTTTCGATTCTTCTCAGGATGGCGAAGTAGGACTTACAGCTGCTAAGTTGACTAATACTCGCAGCCAGGTGATATTATCTTTAGGTATGCGTTTCTAA
- the prmA gene encoding 50S ribosomal protein L11 methyltransferase: protein MKYLEFIFRTSPCTEVVNDVLSAILGDAGFESFVEQEDGIAAYIQKDLYNEATVKAAIDEFPLPDTQIEYTFTEAEDKDWNEEWEKNFFQPIVIGDRCVIHSTFHHDVPQTEYDIVINPQMAFGTGHHETTSLIIGELLDSDLQGKSLLDMGCGTSILAILARMRGAEPCTAIDIDEWCVRNSLENIELNHVDNISVFQGDASSLEDKGPFDVVIANINRNILLNDMKQYVRCMHKGSQLFMSGFYVDDIPLIQAEAERNGLHFVHHQEKNRWAAVKFEL, encoded by the coding sequence ATGAAATATTTAGAATTTATTTTCCGCACTTCCCCTTGTACAGAAGTAGTAAACGATGTGCTTTCCGCTATCCTGGGTGATGCAGGTTTTGAGAGTTTTGTTGAACAAGAAGATGGTATTGCCGCCTATATACAAAAAGATTTGTATAATGAAGCAACTGTAAAAGCAGCTATTGACGAATTCCCCCTACCGGACACACAAATAGAATATACTTTTACAGAAGCCGAAGATAAAGACTGGAATGAAGAATGGGAAAAGAACTTCTTCCAACCGATTGTGATTGGTGACCGCTGTGTCATCCACAGCACTTTCCACCACGATGTTCCCCAAACAGAGTATGACATTGTCATCAATCCACAAATGGCTTTCGGTACAGGACATCACGAAACCACCAGCCTCATTATCGGTGAACTACTGGACAGCGACCTGCAAGGCAAGTCCCTTCTCGATATGGGTTGTGGCACTTCTATCCTTGCCATTCTTGCTCGCATGCGTGGTGCAGAACCTTGTACTGCCATTGATATTGATGAATGGTGCGTTCGTAACTCACTTGAAAACATCGAATTGAACCACGTAGACAATATTTCTGTATTTCAGGGAGATGCCTCTTCACTGGAAGATAAAGGTCCGTTTGACGTAGTCATTGCCAACATCAACCGGAACATTCTGCTGAATGACATGAAACAGTATGTGCGTTGCATGCACAAGGGTTCCCAACTCTTTATGAGTGGATTCTATGTAGATGACATTCCTCTGATCCAGGCAGAGGCCGAACGTAACGGATTACACTTTGTACACCATCAGGAGAAAAACCGTTGGGCAGCAGTGAAATTTGAACTTTAA
- a CDS encoding MraY family glycosyltransferase — protein MYYVIILVLLFLTELFYFRVADKFNIIDKPNERSSHSRITLRGGGIIFYFGALAYFLTNDWEYPWFILALTLITFISFVDDIRSTSQGLRLVFHFSAMALMFYQWDLFSLSWWWIIIALIVCTGIINAYNFMDGINGITGGYSLIILGALAYINAEMVTFVEPALIYTVLCSVVVFCFFNFRRKAKCFAGDVGSVSIAFILLFLIGKLILKTEDFSWIILLAVYGVDSVLTIIHRLMLHENIGLPHRKHMYQLMANELKIPHVVVSLAYMVVQAIVIIGYIYCQNWGYLYLLCAILLLSFIYIWFMRKYFSLHLSV, from the coding sequence ATGTATTACGTAATTATTTTGGTTCTGTTGTTCCTGACAGAACTTTTTTATTTTAGGGTAGCTGATAAGTTTAATATCATAGATAAACCCAATGAGCGTAGTTCTCATTCACGGATTACTTTGCGTGGAGGTGGCATTATTTTCTATTTCGGAGCTTTGGCCTATTTCCTGACTAATGATTGGGAATATCCTTGGTTTATATTGGCATTAACCCTAATAACATTTATCAGCTTTGTAGATGATATTCGTTCTACTTCTCAAGGATTACGGCTGGTGTTTCACTTTTCTGCCATGGCCTTGATGTTTTATCAATGGGACTTGTTTTCTCTTTCCTGGTGGTGGATCATCATAGCATTGATTGTTTGCACAGGTATCATCAACGCTTATAACTTCATGGATGGCATTAATGGTATTACAGGTGGCTACTCATTGATTATTTTAGGAGCATTGGCTTATATTAATGCAGAAATGGTAACCTTTGTTGAACCGGCTTTGATTTATACGGTGCTTTGTTCTGTGGTGGTGTTCTGCTTTTTTAATTTCCGCAGGAAGGCGAAGTGTTTTGCCGGTGATGTAGGCTCTGTGAGTATCGCTTTCATATTGCTTTTCCTGATAGGGAAGTTGATTTTGAAAACGGAGGATTTCAGTTGGATTATTCTTTTGGCGGTTTACGGAGTTGATAGTGTTTTGACTATTATTCACCGTCTGATGCTCCATGAAAACATAGGCTTACCACATCGGAAACACATGTATCAGTTGATGGCCAATGAGTTGAAAATACCTCATGTTGTGGTTTCGTTGGCTTATATGGTAGTGCAGGCAATAGTGATTATCGGATATATCTATTGCCAGAATTGGGGATACTTGTATCTTTTATGCGCTATTTTATTGCTTAGCTTCATTTATATATGGTTCATGAGGAAGTATTTTAGCTTACATTTATCTGTTTGA
- a CDS encoding NAD-dependent epimerase/dehydratase family protein translates to MKLLFTGASGFLGNNVHPFLERVHDVITVGLTQQDNYTVNIAKEVPVLHERYDIVLHAAGKAHSIPKTETERQAFFDVNLQGTKNLCAALEKVGVPRAFIFISTVAVYGCDYGVNITEEYPLNGTTPYAMSKRLAEEYLQNWCRKHNVVLGIIRPSLIAGPNPPGNLGAMITGIRRGRYFSIADGRARKSVLMVQDIANLIPLLARKGGIYNVCDSYQPTFRELETLICKQMNKSLPLSIPYWLAKGMALIGDCLGKKAPLNSLKLNKITKSLTFSNEKAMRELGWKPTNVLENFKIE, encoded by the coding sequence ATGAAACTTTTATTTACAGGAGCCTCCGGGTTCTTGGGCAACAATGTACACCCTTTTTTAGAAAGAGTGCATGATGTCATAACTGTTGGCCTAACCCAACAAGATAATTATACAGTGAACATTGCTAAGGAGGTTCCGGTGCTACACGAACGTTATGATATTGTATTACATGCCGCCGGAAAAGCCCATTCTATTCCTAAAACGGAAACTGAACGACAGGCGTTTTTCGATGTAAATCTACAGGGAACGAAAAATCTTTGTGCAGCGTTAGAGAAGGTTGGAGTACCGAGAGCTTTTATCTTTATTTCTACAGTAGCAGTATATGGTTGTGATTATGGAGTGAATATCACGGAAGAGTATCCGCTAAATGGAACCACTCCTTATGCTATGAGTAAACGTCTGGCGGAAGAGTATTTGCAGAATTGGTGTCGGAAACACAATGTTGTGTTGGGGATAATTCGCCCTTCCTTGATAGCTGGCCCTAATCCTCCGGGCAATTTGGGAGCGATGATAACAGGCATTCGTAGAGGAAGGTATTTCAGTATTGCAGATGGTAGAGCTCGGAAAAGTGTGTTGATGGTGCAAGATATTGCGAATCTGATTCCATTGCTGGCTAGAAAAGGTGGTATCTATAATGTATGTGATAGTTATCAACCTACATTCAGGGAATTGGAAACACTGATTTGTAAACAGATGAATAAATCGCTGCCTTTATCGATCCCTTATTGGCTGGCAAAAGGTATGGCTTTGATAGGGGACTGCTTGGGTAAGAAAGCGCCATTAAATTCATTGAAGCTTAATAAAATAACTAAGTCGCTAACCTTTAGTAATGAGAAAGCAATGCGTGAATTAGGGTGGAAGCCAACAAATGTATTAGAAAATTTCAAGATAGAATGA